In Balneolales bacterium ANBcel1, the following proteins share a genomic window:
- the rpsB gene encoding 30S ribosomal protein S2, whose product MAKAASVEELLKSGAHFGHLTRRWNPKMREFIFMQRNGIHIIDLNKTQALLQESLDEIAKVARSGKKVLFVGTKKQAQEIIRTEAQRCDMPYVTHRWLGGMLTNFVTIKKSISRMEEIHAMQNDGTYDNITKKERLMLDREKQKLEDVMGGISKIGRIPGALFVVDIVKENIAVNEALKLNIPIFALVDTNCDPDVPDYIIPCNDDAAKAIQLVASNVADAIIEGMAEREAYQQEQLATDAAQQEEGEVKEEMTEADVKPTRRKRSRKPKAEPKQKVAVKAGKTDSEEKSAADAGTTPKEASEDASGEKPQKAEKPASDKDAKSDSAASDK is encoded by the coding sequence ATGGCTAAAGCTGCATCAGTAGAAGAGCTCCTCAAGTCAGGGGCACACTTCGGACACCTCACCAGGAGATGGAACCCCAAAATGCGCGAATTTATTTTCATGCAGCGCAACGGGATCCACATCATCGACCTCAACAAGACCCAAGCCCTTCTTCAGGAGTCGCTGGACGAGATCGCAAAAGTCGCCCGTTCCGGAAAGAAAGTGCTTTTTGTCGGGACAAAGAAGCAGGCGCAGGAAATTATCCGCACCGAAGCGCAACGTTGTGACATGCCCTACGTTACACATCGCTGGCTTGGCGGTATGCTCACCAATTTTGTGACCATCAAGAAAAGCATTTCCCGCATGGAAGAGATCCATGCCATGCAAAATGACGGCACCTACGACAACATCACCAAGAAAGAACGGCTGATGCTTGACCGTGAAAAGCAAAAGCTGGAAGATGTCATGGGAGGTATCTCCAAAATAGGCCGCATTCCCGGTGCGCTTTTCGTTGTCGATATTGTCAAGGAGAATATCGCCGTCAACGAAGCCTTGAAGCTGAACATCCCCATCTTCGCACTGGTAGATACCAATTGCGATCCGGATGTGCCCGATTACATCATTCCCTGCAATGACGATGCTGCCAAAGCCATTCAGCTGGTAGCCTCTAATGTTGCCGACGCCATTATCGAAGGAATGGCCGAGCGGGAGGCTTATCAGCAGGAACAGCTTGCCACTGATGCTGCGCAGCAGGAGGAAGGCGAAGTAAAAGAAGAGATGACCGAAGCCGATGTGAAACCCACCCGGCGCAAGCGCTCACGCAAGCCGAAAGCAGAACCCAAACAAAAAGTGGCTGTAAAAGCCGGTAAAACGGATTCGGAAGAGAAAAGTGCGGCTGACGCAGGTACGACCCCAAAAGAAGCATCTGAAGACGCTTCCGGAGAAAAGCCGCAAAAAGCGGAAAAACCCGCTTCCGATAAGGATGCAAAAAGCGACTCGGCCGCATCCGACAAATAG
- the tsf gene encoding translation elongation factor Ts — MSISASDVKKLRDQTGAGMMDCKKALTESNGDMEAAIELLRKKGQKVSEKRADREANQGVIVSLLSDDKKKAVAVELNCETDFVAKNEEFVEYANDFARAIFEQEPADRDALLAAKVRNLTVADMLKDLVGKIGEKIDIGRFEIMKTDGQIIDYIHPGNQLCVLAEFEGPLENAGVGKDVAMQVAAMNPLAVTRDGVDSKIMEKEKEIAKEQLINEGKPEEIAEKAAAGKMRRFFEERVLLEQKFVKDGSLSVQDYLKQAGEPTVLSFARIQLGGQ; from the coding sequence ATGAGTATATCAGCCTCCGATGTAAAGAAACTCCGCGACCAGACCGGCGCGGGTATGATGGACTGTAAGAAAGCCCTGACCGAAAGCAACGGCGACATGGAAGCCGCCATTGAACTTTTGCGGAAAAAAGGGCAGAAAGTATCCGAAAAACGGGCCGACCGCGAAGCCAATCAGGGCGTGATCGTGTCCCTGCTCTCCGACGACAAGAAGAAAGCCGTTGCCGTTGAACTCAACTGCGAAACCGATTTCGTTGCAAAGAACGAAGAATTTGTCGAGTATGCCAACGACTTTGCCCGCGCCATCTTCGAGCAGGAGCCGGCTGACCGGGACGCGCTGCTTGCCGCAAAGGTAAGAAACCTCACAGTAGCCGACATGCTCAAAGACCTGGTCGGAAAAATCGGTGAAAAAATTGACATCGGCCGCTTTGAAATTATGAAAACCGATGGCCAGATCATTGACTACATCCACCCTGGCAATCAACTCTGTGTACTCGCCGAGTTTGAAGGGCCTCTTGAGAATGCAGGGGTTGGAAAGGATGTCGCCATGCAGGTGGCCGCCATGAACCCGCTGGCCGTAACCAGAGACGGTGTGGACAGCAAAATTATGGAAAAAGAGAAGGAAATCGCCAAGGAGCAGCTCATCAATGAAGGCAAGCCCGAGGAAATCGCAGAAAAAGCGGCCGCCGGAAAAATGCGCCGCTTCTTCGAAGAGCGGGTACTTCTGGAGCAGAAGTTTGTAAAAGACGGCTCCCTGAGTGTTCAGGACTACCTGAAGCAGGCCGGGGAACCGACAGTGCTTTCATTTGCCCGCATACAGCTTGGCGGTCAATAA
- the rplM gene encoding 50S ribosomal protein L13 has translation MNTESFKTYSAKPGDIQKKWVVIDAEGQPLGRLSTKVATLLRGKHKPEYTPHMDTGDNVIVINAGKVALSGKKMQDKLYFRHSGYPGGTTFTTAEEALKKDPTFLVRNAVKGMVPKNRLGRKLLTNLRVFAGPEHNLNAQKPETIEL, from the coding sequence GTGAATACCGAGAGTTTTAAAACATATTCGGCAAAACCTGGCGACATTCAGAAAAAGTGGGTGGTTATTGACGCGGAGGGACAGCCCCTCGGACGCCTGAGCACCAAAGTCGCGACCTTGCTCAGAGGCAAGCACAAGCCCGAATACACGCCCCACATGGATACGGGCGACAACGTGATTGTAATCAATGCCGGCAAAGTGGCCTTATCCGGAAAGAAAATGCAGGACAAGCTGTACTTTCGCCACTCCGGTTATCCCGGCGGAACCACCTTTACCACAGCGGAAGAGGCTTTGAAAAAAGATCCCACATTTCTGGTGCGAAATGCCGTCAAGGGCATGGTGCCGAAAAACCGTCTGGGCCGCAAGCTTCTTACCAACCTCCGTGTTTTCGCTGGACCCGAGCACAACCTGAACGCGCAGAAACCTGAAACAATTGAACTTTGA
- the frr gene encoding ribosome recycling factor — MIPELQPFLDEAKERMDEAMSFLKKELGYIRAGKATPQLLDGIKVDYYGAQTPLNQLANISAPDARLLTVEPFDKSTVKQIEKAIMTSGLGLNPNNDGTLIRIPLPALSEERRAELARVSKDKAEEARISVRNTRREIKDEIKQEVKNESLPEDSRFDAEEELQKLTDSYIVKIDGMQKEKEDEIMTV; from the coding sequence ATGATACCTGAACTGCAACCATTTCTCGACGAGGCTAAAGAGCGGATGGATGAAGCCATGTCCTTTCTGAAAAAAGAACTCGGCTACATTCGCGCCGGCAAAGCCACCCCCCAACTACTGGACGGCATCAAGGTGGATTACTATGGAGCCCAGACTCCCCTGAACCAGCTTGCCAATATTTCTGCTCCCGACGCGCGCCTGCTCACCGTCGAGCCGTTTGACAAGTCAACCGTCAAACAAATAGAAAAAGCGATTATGACGTCAGGGCTCGGCCTCAATCCCAACAACGACGGAACCCTCATCCGTATACCGCTGCCGGCACTCTCCGAAGAACGCCGGGCCGAACTGGCAAGGGTATCCAAAGACAAGGCGGAAGAGGCACGGATTAGCGTCCGGAACACGCGGCGTGAAATCAAGGACGAAATCAAGCAGGAAGTAAAAAACGAATCCCTGCCGGAAGACTCCCGCTTTGATGCCGAAGAAGAACTCCAGAAACTCACCGACTCCTACATCGTAAAAATTGACGGGATGCAAAAGGAGAAGGAAGATGAGATCATGACTGTCTAA
- a CDS encoding 4-hydroxy-3-methylbut-2-enyl diphosphate reductase: protein MPREFHIPDLYQSQIIKTVKNARQILDPRKKDRTPSVLDLGPVRYLIPRHFGFCYGVENAIDIAYRTVENHPGKNIFLLSEMIHNPTVNKDLEARGVRFLFETDGSERIPIATLTPDDIVIVPAFGTTVEIQKKLEAQGVDPYQYDTTCPFVIKVWNRGKQLGKKGHALVIHGKHKHEETRATFSHSSQQAACVVVLNPEEARILADIMVEKRPRDDFQKYFGMKCTDGFDPLTDLKRFGVINQTTMLASETREVMEILKQAVIEKHGEADVEMHFADTSDTLCYATNENQSATYALMEERADLALVVGGYNSSNTMHLVELLEERFPTYHIRDASEIKSQWEIHHFNQWKKKVEKTRSWMPKTDGPMTIALTSGASCPDALVDEVLLKTASWFEDCLPLEKALEPFTAEPG, encoded by the coding sequence ATGCCCAGGGAGTTTCACATACCGGACCTGTACCAGTCGCAGATCATCAAAACGGTTAAAAATGCCCGGCAGATTCTGGATCCGCGAAAAAAGGACCGAACGCCGAGCGTTCTGGATCTTGGTCCGGTTCGCTATCTGATTCCAAGACACTTCGGGTTCTGCTACGGCGTTGAAAACGCTATCGACATTGCCTACCGTACCGTGGAGAACCATCCCGGGAAAAACATTTTCCTGCTCAGTGAAATGATTCACAATCCGACGGTAAACAAGGACCTGGAGGCGCGGGGAGTCCGTTTCCTGTTTGAAACCGACGGAAGCGAACGCATCCCGATCGCAACGCTCACACCCGACGATATCGTGATTGTACCCGCTTTCGGCACCACCGTGGAAATTCAAAAAAAGCTGGAGGCCCAGGGAGTCGACCCCTATCAGTACGACACGACCTGCCCGTTTGTAATCAAGGTCTGGAATCGGGGCAAACAACTCGGAAAGAAAGGGCACGCATTGGTGATACACGGCAAACACAAGCACGAAGAGACCCGGGCCACTTTTTCACACAGTTCGCAGCAGGCGGCCTGTGTGGTCGTGCTTAACCCGGAGGAAGCGCGCATACTGGCCGACATCATGGTTGAAAAAAGGCCCAGGGATGACTTTCAGAAGTATTTCGGAATGAAATGCACCGACGGCTTTGATCCGCTGACCGATCTGAAGCGTTTCGGGGTTATCAATCAGACTACCATGCTGGCTTCCGAGACCCGGGAAGTGATGGAGATCCTGAAACAGGCGGTGATAGAGAAACATGGCGAAGCGGATGTGGAGATGCACTTTGCCGACACCTCCGACACCCTCTGCTACGCGACCAACGAGAATCAATCGGCAACCTACGCCCTGATGGAAGAGCGGGCCGACCTGGCGCTGGTTGTTGGCGGATACAACTCCTCCAATACCATGCACCTGGTGGAGTTACTGGAAGAGCGTTTTCCAACCTATCACATCCGCGACGCCTCGGAAATCAAGTCACAGTGGGAAATTCACCACTTCAACCAGTGGAAAAAAAAGGTGGAGAAAACCCGAAGCTGGATGCCGAAAACCGACGGGCCGATGACCATTGCGCTCACCTCCGGCGCTTCTTGCCCGGATGCTCTTGTGGATGAAGTGCTGCTCAAAACCGCCTCCTGGTTTGAGGATTGCCTGCCGCTGGAAAAAGCCCTGGAGCCGTTCACGGCCGAACCCGGATAA
- the ettA gene encoding energy-dependent translational throttle protein EttA gives MSDNKIIFSMTGVGKTYGPNRRVLKGIYLSFFYGAKIGIIGANGSGKSTLLRIIAGLDDNYEGEVTSTSGVTFGHLPQEPELEPGKKVIDIVEEGVQELVDLVREYEQISEKFAEPDADFDALIARQSSLQEQIDQKDAWDLESRLQMAMQALRCPPKDTPVDVLSGGERRRVALCRLLLKEPDVLLLDEPTNHLDAESVQWLEQHLERYEGTVIAITHDRYFLDNVAGWILELDHGEGIPYKGNYSGWLEQKRKRLDVEKQQNHRLQRTIDREMEWINTNPKGRQTRSKARITAYEQLLSSREQEKRRDELEIYIPPGPRLGDKVIRAHGVSKGFGDRLLFEQMEFDLPAGGIVGVIGPNGAGKTTLFRMITGQEQADSGTFEVGDTVKIGYADQARPLDPAKSIWEEISGGSDTVTLGSMDINSRAYVARFNFSGSDQQKKTSELSGGERNRVHLAKTLREEANLLLLDEPTNDLDVQTLRALEEALVNFAGCVVVISHDRWFLDRVATHILAFEGDSQVRWFEGNFREYHDYRRDVLGIDDQPKSIQYKKLKRD, from the coding sequence ATGAGCGACAACAAAATCATTTTCTCGATGACGGGCGTCGGCAAAACCTATGGCCCGAACCGGCGCGTACTCAAAGGCATCTACCTCTCCTTCTTTTATGGGGCCAAAATCGGCATTATCGGGGCCAACGGATCCGGGAAAAGCACCCTGCTCCGGATTATCGCCGGCCTGGACGACAACTACGAGGGCGAAGTCACGTCAACGTCGGGTGTCACATTCGGGCACCTGCCCCAGGAGCCGGAGCTCGAACCCGGCAAAAAGGTTATCGATATTGTGGAGGAAGGGGTTCAGGAGCTGGTGGACCTTGTCAGGGAGTATGAGCAGATCAGCGAGAAGTTTGCCGAGCCGGATGCCGACTTCGATGCCCTGATCGCCCGCCAGTCATCTCTTCAGGAACAGATCGACCAGAAGGATGCCTGGGATCTTGAAAGCCGACTTCAGATGGCCATGCAGGCCTTGCGGTGCCCGCCGAAAGATACTCCGGTGGATGTGCTTTCCGGTGGGGAGCGGCGGCGGGTGGCATTGTGCCGGCTGCTATTGAAGGAACCGGATGTGCTTCTGCTGGACGAGCCTACCAACCACCTCGACGCCGAGTCGGTGCAGTGGCTGGAACAGCACCTGGAGCGGTACGAAGGCACGGTAATCGCCATCACCCACGACCGCTACTTCCTTGACAATGTGGCCGGATGGATCCTGGAGCTGGATCACGGCGAAGGTATTCCCTACAAGGGAAACTATTCCGGATGGCTGGAGCAGAAGCGAAAGCGCCTGGATGTGGAAAAGCAGCAGAACCACCGGCTTCAGCGCACCATCGATCGCGAGATGGAGTGGATCAACACCAACCCGAAAGGGCGCCAGACCCGGAGCAAGGCGAGAATCACGGCCTACGAACAGCTGTTGTCCAGCCGGGAACAGGAAAAGAGACGGGATGAGCTTGAGATTTACATCCCGCCGGGGCCACGGCTCGGCGACAAGGTGATTCGTGCACACGGCGTTTCCAAGGGATTCGGTGACAGGCTGCTCTTCGAGCAGATGGAATTCGACCTTCCGGCCGGCGGCATCGTCGGAGTTATTGGTCCGAATGGCGCTGGAAAAACCACGTTATTCCGGATGATCACCGGGCAGGAACAGGCCGACAGCGGAACCTTTGAAGTCGGTGACACTGTAAAAATCGGGTACGCCGACCAGGCCCGGCCGCTGGATCCCGCCAAATCGATCTGGGAAGAGATCTCCGGTGGAAGCGACACCGTCACGCTGGGTTCCATGGACATCAACTCGCGCGCCTACGTGGCCCGGTTCAATTTCAGCGGCAGCGACCAGCAGAAAAAGACTTCGGAGCTCTCCGGCGGCGAGCGGAACCGGGTGCATCTGGCAAAGACACTGCGCGAGGAAGCCAACCTCTTGCTGCTCGATGAGCCCACCAACGATCTGGATGTTCAGACACTGCGTGCCCTTGAAGAAGCGTTGGTGAACTTTGCAGGATGTGTTGTCGTTATTTCCCACGACCGGTGGTTTCTCGACCGGGTTGCCACTCACATACTGGCGTTCGAAGGCGACAGTCAGGTGCGATGGTTTGAGGGCAATTTCAGGGAATATCACGATTACCGCCGGGACGTGCTGGGGATCGACGACCAACCCAAAAGCATCCAGTACAAAAAGCTGAAAAGAGACTAA
- the pyrH gene encoding UMP kinase, with protein MKHYNRVLLKLSGESLLGKQGHGIDGEVLTRYAEEIQEATQTGTQIAIVIGGGNIFRGVRGATQGMDRVQGDYMGMMATLINSIALQDALERKGVHTRLMSAIRMEQVAEPFIRRRAVRHLEKGRVVIFGAGTGNPYFTTDTAASLRAIEIEADAILKGTRVNGIYDCDPETNSDAQKYDEISGDDVLKKRLAVMDLTAFTLCRDNKTPILVFNMDQKKNLSKVIRGEAVGTRVYWD; from the coding sequence GTGAAACATTATAACAGAGTACTTTTGAAACTGAGCGGGGAGTCCCTGCTGGGAAAACAAGGGCATGGTATCGACGGAGAGGTATTGACACGCTATGCCGAAGAGATTCAGGAGGCCACACAGACCGGAACCCAGATCGCCATTGTCATCGGTGGCGGTAATATCTTCCGTGGCGTCCGGGGCGCCACCCAGGGCATGGATCGCGTGCAGGGAGATTATATGGGCATGATGGCCACTCTGATCAACAGTATTGCTCTTCAAGATGCCCTGGAGCGTAAAGGTGTGCACACCCGCTTGATGTCGGCTATCAGGATGGAGCAGGTGGCCGAGCCCTTCATCCGACGGCGGGCTGTCCGCCATCTCGAAAAGGGACGGGTGGTGATTTTTGGGGCCGGTACCGGCAACCCCTACTTTACGACCGATACGGCAGCCTCGCTGCGGGCCATCGAAATCGAAGCCGATGCCATCCTCAAGGGAACCAGAGTAAACGGAATCTATGACTGCGACCCCGAAACCAACAGTGATGCGCAGAAATACGACGAAATTAGCGGAGACGACGTGCTGAAAAAGCGGTTGGCTGTCATGGATCTGACCGCCTTTACCCTCTGCAGAGACAACAAAACCCCGATTCTCGTCTTCAACATGGATCAGAAAAAAAACCTCAGCAAAGTGATCCGGGGCGAAGCTGTCGGCACCCGCGTTTACTGGGACTGA
- the rpsI gene encoding 30S ribosomal protein S9, protein MANQSFLGRRKTSTARVHVTPGSGKITVNKKDFETYFVLPAQRNTINLPFEVTETTGKYDVKVTVRGGGITGQADAVQLGVARALNTMEPETHTVLKSHDLLTRDDRMVERKKYGQPKARKNFQFSKR, encoded by the coding sequence ATGGCTAATCAATCCTTTCTGGGCCGGAGAAAAACATCGACAGCACGCGTGCATGTAACGCCCGGCTCCGGTAAAATCACCGTCAACAAAAAAGACTTCGAAACCTATTTCGTATTGCCGGCTCAGCGTAACACGATTAACCTCCCTTTTGAGGTAACCGAGACTACCGGCAAGTACGACGTCAAAGTGACGGTTCGCGGCGGCGGCATCACCGGCCAGGCCGATGCGGTACAGCTTGGCGTAGCCCGGGCGCTCAATACGATGGAGCCCGAAACCCATACTGTGCTGAAGTCGCATGATTTACTGACCCGCGACGACCGGATGGTTGAGCGCAAAAAATACGGTCAGCCCAAAGCCCGGAAGAACTTCCAGTTCTCCAAGCGCTGA
- the smc gene encoding chromosome segregation protein SMC — protein sequence MYLAELELHGFKSFAHKTKVKFDSGITSIVGPNGCGKSNIVDALRWVLGEQRPSLLRSAAMSNVIFNGTAAKKALGMAEVSVTIINNRGVLPTEFSDITMTRRLYRSGESEYLLNNKPCRLRDITDLFMDTGMGANAYSVIELKMVEEILNDKNNDRRKLFEEAAGITKFKERKKQTMKKLSDTRGDLQRMEDILVEVRKKTRSLQAQASRAERAQRYREELEFLDKAVSRQEYLDVRAELNPLLERIASATSTREELDRRLKQLEQNETEAHDELIAKEQALNELRQKTAGLTENIQEKRSEVQIITQKITNEENIIRGYEQDVYQAETDIKDLRKDLKANQAELKLSEEKLAAVREERDEAQVLLEKNRQEVNRVRAELEEVNRRHSDAGRRINELQNRRIRLESRLENNAEQKQRIERELGESREKINALEGEYEKLEGLHEALQAEYDDAELELERARKEREELFNAINRQKDTIRSLKSKKDAFESEHRLLKNLAQSSDAHPAGVHYLKEQQNAFTRLEILSDLFRSRDEDAAAVEAVLGEAANFVVTSNEEEAVRAFDMLREKDKGRVTIIPLNLVSGGHPVLENALYHDIRTDTDYEPLLRLFFGSVMLADDISSAVKLAGSESCTAVTRTGDVVTSDGFMYSGSSNQNAGIRIGLREKIERCLQQAEAAGREVELAETELGETEDAYQKFSLQPHQQKVKEAASALQKHEAKAGSFQTQSGFYSKSIQDLQRRMEELEFSTGEADRELEEITPQLKELESTLTGIVREEVSLKSHLQEKEDAQQRSQSRYNDISLKYQNAENEVTTLKRDIERFESDVQSIKDRLQHRADRARSSKDTILNLREQIEQAEDALRELLAARETAVKEQDQADEACSHQRGKINLLESDLKEVRNRKESNQDLFHSLEMAKSRLEMDQKNINDHIWDTYSLTVDQLNQQLPEDTDLSTARETIFTLKQRLKNIGEVNPLAITEYEEEKERLEHFEKQIGDLERAETQLIETIQEINRNAQERFNETFKLIRENFRTVFNTLFEENDHCDLVIDESADDPLEAKIEIIANPRGKRPSVIEQLSGGEKTLTAIALLFAIYLVKPSPFCVMDEVDAPLDDPNILRFTKLLKKFSEQTQFIVITHNKTTMEKSETMYGVTMPEVGISKLVGVRLDEVAA from the coding sequence ATGTATCTCGCCGAACTTGAACTACACGGTTTCAAAAGTTTCGCCCACAAGACCAAAGTCAAGTTCGACAGCGGCATAACGTCTATTGTCGGACCCAACGGTTGCGGTAAATCCAACATTGTCGATGCACTTCGATGGGTCCTGGGAGAGCAGCGGCCATCCCTCCTGCGCTCAGCCGCCATGAGCAACGTCATCTTCAACGGAACCGCCGCCAAGAAGGCGCTCGGAATGGCGGAGGTGTCGGTTACGATTATCAATAACCGGGGAGTGCTGCCCACCGAGTTCTCCGATATCACCATGACGCGGCGCCTCTACCGTTCGGGGGAAAGCGAGTACCTGCTGAACAATAAGCCATGCCGCCTTCGCGACATCACCGACCTCTTCATGGATACCGGTATGGGGGCCAACGCCTACTCGGTGATCGAGCTCAAAATGGTGGAAGAGATTCTCAACGACAAGAACAACGACCGCCGGAAGTTGTTCGAAGAGGCCGCCGGCATCACCAAGTTCAAGGAGCGCAAGAAACAGACCATGAAGAAGCTCTCCGATACACGCGGCGATTTGCAGCGTATGGAGGATATCCTTGTGGAGGTCCGCAAGAAGACCCGCTCACTGCAGGCGCAGGCTTCGCGCGCCGAACGGGCCCAGCGGTACCGCGAGGAGCTCGAATTTCTTGATAAAGCCGTATCCCGCCAGGAGTATCTGGACGTGCGGGCGGAACTGAATCCGCTGCTGGAACGTATCGCCAGCGCCACCTCCACCCGGGAGGAGTTGGATCGCCGCCTCAAACAGCTCGAACAGAATGAAACCGAAGCCCACGACGAGCTTATTGCCAAAGAACAGGCGCTGAATGAGTTACGGCAAAAAACGGCCGGACTGACCGAAAACATACAGGAGAAGCGTTCGGAAGTCCAGATCATCACACAAAAGATCACCAACGAAGAGAATATTATTCGCGGTTACGAACAGGATGTCTATCAGGCGGAGACCGACATCAAGGATTTACGCAAGGATCTGAAGGCCAACCAGGCGGAGCTGAAATTGTCGGAGGAGAAACTTGCGGCTGTTCGCGAGGAACGGGACGAAGCACAGGTATTACTGGAAAAAAACCGCCAGGAAGTGAACCGGGTCAGGGCGGAACTGGAAGAGGTCAACCGACGGCACAGCGATGCCGGCCGACGCATCAACGAGCTGCAGAACCGACGGATCCGGCTGGAATCAAGACTGGAGAACAATGCGGAGCAAAAACAGCGCATTGAGCGGGAACTCGGCGAAAGCAGGGAAAAGATAAACGCGCTGGAAGGAGAATATGAGAAGCTGGAAGGCCTCCATGAGGCATTGCAAGCCGAGTATGATGATGCCGAGCTGGAGCTTGAAAGAGCAAGAAAAGAGCGCGAAGAGCTGTTCAACGCAATCAACCGGCAGAAAGACACCATCCGCAGCCTCAAGAGTAAAAAGGATGCGTTTGAATCGGAGCACCGGCTGCTTAAAAACCTGGCGCAGTCATCCGACGCGCATCCTGCGGGAGTGCACTATCTGAAAGAGCAGCAAAACGCATTCACCAGACTCGAGATTCTGAGCGACCTGTTCCGGAGCAGGGACGAAGACGCCGCCGCCGTGGAAGCCGTACTGGGTGAAGCCGCCAATTTCGTGGTCACTTCCAATGAAGAGGAGGCGGTCCGGGCATTCGACATGCTTCGGGAAAAGGACAAGGGACGGGTGACTATCATCCCGCTCAACCTGGTTTCTGGCGGTCATCCTGTGCTGGAAAATGCGCTCTATCACGATATCCGGACCGACACTGACTACGAGCCGCTTCTGCGCCTGTTTTTCGGCAGTGTGATGCTGGCCGACGACATCAGCTCTGCTGTAAAACTGGCCGGCAGTGAATCTTGCACGGCCGTGACGAGGACGGGCGATGTCGTCACTTCCGACGGATTCATGTACAGCGGCAGCAGTAATCAAAACGCGGGCATCCGCATCGGTTTGCGCGAAAAGATCGAAAGGTGCCTGCAACAGGCCGAAGCGGCCGGCCGGGAGGTGGAATTGGCCGAAACCGAGCTGGGCGAGACCGAAGACGCCTATCAAAAATTCTCCCTCCAGCCACATCAGCAGAAAGTGAAGGAGGCCGCATCAGCCCTGCAAAAGCACGAGGCAAAGGCCGGATCCTTCCAGACCCAGTCCGGTTTTTACAGCAAATCCATTCAGGATCTGCAGCGCCGGATGGAAGAACTTGAATTCAGCACCGGAGAAGCCGACCGGGAGCTTGAAGAAATCACCCCGCAGCTCAAGGAGCTGGAGAGTACGCTGACCGGGATCGTCCGGGAGGAGGTCAGCCTCAAATCGCACCTGCAGGAAAAAGAAGATGCCCAGCAGCGGTCACAGTCGCGCTACAACGACATCTCCCTGAAATACCAGAATGCGGAAAACGAGGTCACGACCCTCAAACGGGACATCGAGCGTTTCGAGTCGGATGTTCAGTCGATTAAAGACCGCCTGCAGCATCGGGCGGATCGTGCCAGGTCGAGCAAGGACACCATCCTGAATCTGCGCGAGCAGATCGAGCAGGCCGAAGACGCGCTGCGTGAGCTGCTGGCCGCCAGAGAAACAGCCGTAAAAGAGCAGGATCAGGCCGACGAGGCCTGTTCACACCAGCGGGGGAAGATCAACCTGCTGGAGAGCGACCTCAAGGAAGTGCGCAACAGAAAAGAGTCCAACCAGGATCTGTTCCACTCCCTGGAAATGGCTAAATCCCGGCTGGAAATGGATCAGAAAAATATCAATGATCACATCTGGGACACCTACAGCCTTACCGTCGACCAGCTGAATCAGCAACTGCCGGAAGACACCGACCTGTCCACTGCGCGGGAAACCATCTTCACCCTGAAACAGCGGCTCAAAAACATCGGGGAGGTCAACCCCCTGGCCATCACCGAGTACGAAGAGGAAAAAGAACGCCTCGAGCATTTTGAAAAACAGATCGGTGACCTCGAACGGGCGGAGACTCAGCTCATTGAAACCATCCAGGAAATCAACCGAAACGCCCAGGAGCGCTTCAATGAAACCTTCAAACTGATCCGTGAGAACTTCCGCACGGTGTTCAATACCCTTTTCGAGGAAAACGACCATTGCGATCTGGTGATTGATGAAAGTGCCGACGACCCGCTGGAAGCCAAAATCGAGATCATAGCCAATCCCAGAGGCAAGCGTCCGAGTGTCATTGAACAGCTCTCCGGCGGCGAAAAAACCCTGACGGCCATCGCGCTTCTGTTTGCCATCTACCTGGTCAAACCCTCTCCTTTCTGTGTGATGGATGAGGTGGACGCTCCGCTCGACGACCCCAACATCCTGCGGTTCACGAAGCTGCTCAAAAAATTCAGCGAACAGACCCAGTTCATCGTCATCACCCACAACAAAACAACCATGGAGAAGTCCGAGACCATGTACGGGGTGACCATGCCGGAAGTGGGTATCAGCAAACTGGTTGGCGTGCGGCTGGATGAGGTCGCAGCCTGA